AATCGCAGATACAGGAACGAAACAACATAGGTATTGAAGGATCGTTCAACGATCCTCTACCTTGACATCCCGGTGTTCTGGGGCTGCGGCGTGACCCCGCGGGCCGCGGTGATGGCCTCGCGCCCGCCCTTCGCCATCACCCACGCCCCGGGGCAGATGTTCATCACCGACGCCCGCGACGAGCAGTACCGCGTCGCCTGACGTCGCCGGACCAGGAGGGACCATGATCGATCTGAACGCCGACCTCGGCGAGGGGTTCGGCCGCTGGCGGCTCACCGACGACGAGCGGCTGCTGTCCGTCGTCACGAGTGCCAACGTGGCCTGCGGTTTCCACGCCGGGGACGCGGCCACCATGCGGCGGGTGTGCGAGCTGGCGGCCGAACGGGGCGTACGGATCGGCGCCCAGGTCTCCTACCGGGACCTGGCCGGTTTCGGGCGGCGCGCGATGGACGTGCCGCCCGCCGAGCTGGCGGCCGAAGTGGCGTACCAGATCGGCGCCTTGGAGGTCTTCGCGCGCGCGGCGGGCTCCCGGGTGTCGTACGTGAAGCCGCACGGCGCGCTGTACAACCGGGTGGTCCACGACGAGCGGCAGGCGGAGGCGGTGGTCGACGGCGTGCTGCTCGCCGACGCCACGCTGCCTGTGCTCGGGCTGCCCGGGTCTCGGTTCCTGGAGGTGGCGGAGAAGGCCGGACTGCCCGTCGTCACCGAGGCGTTCGCGGACCGCGCGTACACCGACGAGGGCACGCTGGTGCCACGCGGTCAGGACGGTGCGGTGGTCACCGACCCCGACACGGTCGTGGAGCGCTCGGTGAGCCTCGCCCGCCTCGGCGTCGTCACCGCGTACTCCGGGCGCGACATCCCGGTGCGAGCACGTTCCTTGTGCCTGCACGGGGACACGC
The Streptomyces sp. CGMCC 4.7035 DNA segment above includes these coding regions:
- a CDS encoding LamB/YcsF family protein — translated: MIDLNADLGEGFGRWRLTDDERLLSVVTSANVACGFHAGDAATMRRVCELAAERGVRIGAQVSYRDLAGFGRRAMDVPPAELAAEVAYQIGALEVFARAAGSRVSYVKPHGALYNRVVHDERQAEAVVDGVLLADATLPVLGLPGSRFLEVAEKAGLPVVTEAFADRAYTDEGTLVPRGQDGAVVTDPDTVVERSVSLARLGVVTAYSGRDIPVRARSLCLHGDTPGAVDLARRVRAELEASGVRVEAFA